The sequence below is a genomic window from Salicibibacter cibarius.
GTACCTATTCACCACAGGAGCAGTTAACGGATAAAATATTTATGAGTCACGACACAACGGATAAAGAAACATTACAAAAACAGTTATACGTATTGTTGCCACTAATTAAAAATTCTTTGGTGAAAGATCGATTAATAAATGGAAGATCTCAAATAAATTTTAGACAAACAATACGAAAGAATATTAAATATGGAGGGGAAGAAATTCTTCGTCTGTATCAATCAGGAGAAAATAGAAATAGATATAATTCTCTTGTTGTGTTAGCTGATGTGAGTGGCTCAATGGAATATTATATAAAACTGTTCCTTCCGTTGATATATCAATTACACCGTCATACGGCTCCTATGGATGTTTTCTTGTTTAGTACCACAATTTATATTATTACGTCTTATTTAAAGAAAGACTATTTAGAAACAATGAAACGGTTGGAAGAACATTTGAATAAAGTATCCAGCGGAACTAATATTGGCAAAAGCTTGAAAACGTTTAGACAACAATCATCAACTAAACTATCACCATACATGACGACTGTTATATTTCTTAGTGATGGGTGGGATCGAGGTAATTATGATCAATTAAGAAAAGAAATAAAATTTTTACGTAGTAGTGTTTACAACATAATCTGGTTGAATCCTTTGTTAGGGAAAAATGGTTATGTTCCTCAAACGAATGCTTTTGAAGTCGTTAGCCCCTATGTGGATCACATGATCTCTTTAGATGTTTATAAATCATTGTTGAGAAATGTTAAATAAGTTAATTTTTGGGCGGGGGATTAGATGTCTTTAATAGGAGAAGCACGTGCGATGATGCGTTATATAGAGCAAGCTTGGAATAGAGGTTGTCGAGCAGCTTTGTTAACAATAGCCAATGTACAGGGTTCATCATATCGACAACCCGGTGCGAAGATGATGGTAACGTCAGATGAAGTTATGCATGGAAATTTAAGTGGTGGGTGTTTGGAAGCTGACTTAAGAGAATGGGCAAAAAAAGCTATTAAAGATGGAGAGCCCCTACTAAAAGGTTATAACTTATCTGACACTGATGTATGGAGTTTGGGAATTGGTTGTAAAGGTTCTATAGAAGTGTGGATCACACCTGTTAATAAAGAAAACTGTTTCTGGAAAGTTTATCAAGATGGAATCAATAAAAATAAACATGTTTCACTTATTGCTGAAATACCATCAGGGGCTAAACTACTTTTAGATGAAAATAAAAATACACTGATAAGAGATGGGGATGTCCCTGAAGAACTGATCGAGCATGAACATAATACATCTCTATATCACAAGAAAACTAATACTATAGTTTATGAAGGACGACAATTCTTGATTGATCCGATTAATTTAAATGAGGAGTTAATTATTTCTGGCGCAGGTCATGATGCTGTTCCTGTAGTTGAACTGGCAGCTAAAGTAGGATTTGATGTAACCGTTTTAGATCCACGAGAGACATTTAATAATATGGATCGCTTTCCAAAAGCATCTCACCTCGTCAAAGATCCTGAAGATACAGATCCAACTCGTTTAGCAAAAAAATGGTGGGTGATCATGAATCATCAACAGTTAAGGGATGAAGCTTGCCTAAAACTTGCTGTAAATAGTCAAGCACAATATATCGGTGTGCTAGGGCCGCTGAAACGTACAAGGGAGATGTTGGATAATATAAATCAAAATTTTAATGATGGGCCGATACATGCTCCGGTTGGCCATGACCTTGCGGCGGAAACAATAGACGAGGTAGCAGTTAGCATCATTTCAGAATTAATGGCTGTTAGAGGTAAGAGGAGTGGCCAATCTCTTCATGGGAAACAAAAAATTCACAATTAATAGGAAGGGGATCTGTACGTGAATATATTTCGTAGAATTAGAAGTTTCATTGAAAAACTTGTATATATGATCAGTATATTTTCAATGGGCGCTTTGGCTATAGTTATGATTATTGGTGTTTTTTCTCGCTATATTCTTGAAATCTCCCTTCCTTGGGTTAACGAACTATCATTATTTTTGTTCGCATGGGTAACATTTTTGGGCGCAACGGTGGGTATAAAAAATAATGATATGGCCGCTGTACGTATTATAGTAGACAAATTTTCTGGATTAAATCTGCGTGTTATAAATTTCGTAATACAGTTGTTCATTTTACTTTTTTCTGTTATTTTATTTTATTTCTCGTACATTTTGTTTACATCACCGGCCACCCAGAATACCCTTGCCATTTCTTTAGGAATACCGATGTGGATTCCTTACATTGTTTTACCGATTGCATTTTTAATAATGATATTGTTCAGTATTAACAATATGATAGAAATAGTGAAGAAAAATGATAAAACACAAAGTAATATGTGATACAAGATGATTAAAGGTTTAATTCTAACTATTTTGTTTGAAAAGGAGGCGTCCGTATATGGAAGTACTTGCATTAATTGGATTTATCATTTTGTTGCTTCTAGGTGTACCTATTGCACTTGTACTGGGTTTTACATCTATAATGTTAATTTTGATAGATGGCGATTTTAGTATGCTCAATTCTATGCCACAAATGGCATTCTCTGGTACCCAAAATTTTGGTTTGCTTGCTATTCCATTATTTATTCTAGTTGGTGAGTTGATGAGTTATGGGGGGATAACCCCACGCTTAATCAAATTTTGTAACGAGGTTATAGGGCACTTTCGTGGTGGATTAGCCTATGTAAACGTGGCTGCGAATATGTTCTTAGCATCAATTTTAGGATCAGCAAATTCACAGAGTGCCGTCATGAGTCGAGTGATGGTTCCAGAAATGGAAAGGGAAGGATATAGGCGGGATTTTAGCGCTGGCTTGACGACTTCTTCGTCATTGATTGGGTCGACACTTCCACCAAGTGTATCTTTTATAATATTTGGGGTTACAGGCGGTGTGTCCATCGCCGGCTTGTTCCTAGCAGGCATTGTTCCGAGTCTGTTACTTGGGCTTGCATTTGTCATTTACATATATATCTTATCGATTAAAGAAGATTTCCCTAAACAAGATAAAAAGACTTCTTTTATCCAAATATCAAAATCTTTAATTAGGATTATCCCTGCAATTTCCATTCCTTTTATAATTATTTTTGGAATAATTTCAGGGATAATGACCATAACAGAATCAGCCGCTGTTGCTGCATTAATTGCTTTTCTTGTTGGTGTATTTCTTTATCGAGATTTAAAAATGAAGGATATACCGAAAATTCTTTTTCAAACAGTATCCAATTCAGCAATTGTTACATTTTTAGTCGCAATGGCTAGTATATTTGCCTGGATATTAACAAAAGAGAGGCTTCCTCAAATAATTGGAGAGGGACTGCAGACCGTTACCGAGAACCCTCTTTTATTTTTACTATTGGTGAATGTCGTTTTACTATTGATAGGAATGATCATGGAAGGACTTGCAGCCATGATTATACTGATTCCTATTTTGCTTCCTGTTGCGATGGAATTGGGCATAGATCCTTTGCATTTTGGTGTCATTATGGTCTTTAACTTGGCATTAGGCTTGTTAACGCCACCAGTCGGCACGGCATTATTTATTACTTCGTCAATAGCAAAAGTCAAATTGGAACATCTCATAATAAGGGTAATTCCATTCCTTATTATTGGTGTTATCTTGTTAATCTTAATCACTTATGTACCTGCTCTAAGCACATGGGTGCCAAGTTTACTAGAATAGAGGACGAATGTGTGATCATTAACCTACAAATATGACTAAAATTGGGAGGTGGAAAAAATGGATCGAAGACAATTGTTTGGTTTCTTCTTATTACTCTTGTTTATATCAGCTTGTGGTAATGAAGAGGCAAATGTTGAAACCGTGGACGCGACAAATAATGGGGAGCAAAAAGTAATTACCCTTGGTCATGTGACAGCAGATGATCATATACTGCATTTAGCAGTTGAAAAATTTAAAGAGGAGGTTGAAGAAAGATCAGATGGCTCAATGACAGTAGACATTTATCCACAGCAACAACTGGGAGGAGAAGCTGATATGATGGATCAGCTTCGAAACGGAACACTTGATATGGGTGCATTAACGATTGCTGAATTAACAGCTCGATCAGAAGCATTTAATGCTTGGTACATGCCTTATCTACTGGGTGGTTTGGATGCAACTGAGGAAATGCGTCAAACTGAAGAGGCAGATGAAATACTGCACTCATTAGACGATCATGAAGGGGTACACCCATTAAGTTATTATGTGATTGAAAACCGCCATGTTTTTTCTGTAGATGAACCAGTCACTACAATGGAAGACTTCAGAAATTTGCAGGTACGGATTCCGCCGGGAACAGCGATCGATGACTTCTATCAAAGGTTAGGGGCAACACCTTCACCGGTGGAACAGCAAGAAGTATACACATCTCTTCAAACAGGTGTATTGGAGGCTGCTGATGTAGATGTGGATGCGGTTTTGGCCAACAGGTATCATGAAGTTGGAGATCATGTAGCTATGACTGGTCATCATGATTGGGTGATAGGAGTGTTATATAGCCAACCTTTATGGGATCAGTTAACTGAAGAACAGCAAACCATTGTTGAAGAGTCTATAGAAATTGCTGCGCAGTATTCCCATGAAATCAGTGGAGAGTTGCAAGATGAATATATCGAAAGAGCTCAGGAAGAAGGTGTAGAAATACACGAATTCGAAGATATGGATGAAATCACCGAAATAGCTGAAGAAATGCACGAGGATTATGCTACTGACAATGAGCTTATTGAAAATTTTATTGAAAAAGCAAGAGAAATAGAGAATCATTAAAATTTAGTAAAAGGGATGATACTTATGAAAAATAATTATCGTGTAGGTCTTATTGTACCTAGCTCAAATACTACAATGGAAACAGAAATACCCGCCATGTTGAATCGACGAGTAAAAGAAGGATACGAAGGATATTTTACTTTTCACTCTAGTCGTATGCGAATGAAAAACGTAGACAAAGATGAGCTCACAAGAATGGATAAGGATAGTGAAAGGTGCGCTGTTGAATTATCAGATGCTAAATGTGACGTGCTTGCTTATGCCTGTTTAGTCGCAATAATGTGCCAAGGTCCTGGATACCATCAAATTTCGGAAGATAAATTGACGAAAGTGACTGAAGAAAATGGGGGTCCAACAAATGTTGTTAGTAGTGCCGGGGCGCTAATTCAAGGAATCAAGGAATTAAAATCTAAAAAAGTGGCTATTATAACTCCATATATGAAGCCTTTGACAAATCAGGTTATCGATTATATTGAATCAGCAGATATACAGGTAACAGATTCTATTAGTCTGGAAGTAAGTGATAATATAGCAGTAGGTCAACTTGATCCTTTTAATTTGATTAATATTGTGGATGATCTAGATCACAGTGAAGCGGATGCGGTTGTCCTTTCTGCTTGCGTACAAATGCCTTCACTATCAGCAATTCAAAAAGTGGAGGATAAAATAGGAAAGCCTGTTTTATCGGCAGGGACGGCTACCGTGCATCAGATTTTAAAAAGTCTTGATCTGAAACCTGTTGTACCTGATGCTGGGCATTTGTTGTCTCGAGGTTACTAAAATAATTAGTTCTATTTAATGTACCATATGAATGCGGGACACAAACCTTGAAGTAATATTCAATTATGTCAAAAATAGGTGTCTACTAGTATTCATATGGTACTCTTTCAAAGCAAAAAAATTATGCTATGCAGGAATAACGTATTAGTTATTTGTATTAATTTGGAGAGGGCATGAAATGAGAATTATTACTAAAACCAAATATGATAAAGATCCATCCACTAGAAGTTTTCTGAAAGACTTAACTACATCAAACATTTCTGCAGGCATGATATCAGGGACATTAGCTATTGCAGGTCCCCCTGTTATTATTCTTGAAGCAGCTGCAGCCGGAAATTTTACTTATGAACAAACTATATCCTGGATCTTTTCCGTATATTTTTTTGGCGCCTTATTCGGTATTATCTTGTCTATGTATTATCGGATGCCAATTGTGGGGGCGCATTCCATTACAGGTGTCGCTTTTCTGGTCATGGTCACCCCTCAGTTTAGCTATTCTGAACTAATTGGGGGGTATATATTATCTGGTATTATCATTTTTCTAGTTGGGGTTACTAGCTTTTTTACAAAGATCATGAGTTGGATCCCGAAGGAAATAGTCTCAGCAATGTTGGCAGGTATAATTGCTACTTATGTTGTACGTCTAATCCCTGCTTTACAAGATATGCCAATTGTTGGATTTTCAGCACTATTTGTTTTTTTTATGCTAAAAAAATGGGATATTCGTATTCCACCAGTGCTAGGTGCAGTAGCTACAGCACTAATTGTTTTATTAATCACACACGATATTCAAGCGTATTCTTTAGGGACGTCATATGTAATGCCTACTATTCAGATACCAGAGTTTTCTTTGCTTGGCGCTATTTCGATATCGATCCCTTTGGCTTTGTTGATATTAAGTAATGATGCAACTCCTGGGATTGGCGCAGTTGAGCAAAATGGGTTTAAAGCGCCGACAAATCGTATTGTCTCCTTTAGTGGTATCTTCTCAGCTATTGCAGGTTTATTTGGTGGGCAGTCTGCGAATGTGGCTGGACTAATGTCTGCTATTTGTTCTGACGATGATGCTGGTAAAAAAGAAAAAAGGTATATGGCATCTATTATATCTAGCATATTAATATTGATATTTGCCATTATGGCATGGAAATTAGTACCCTTTATCCAAGAATTACCTGAATCATTTACCTCAATGTTAGCTGCATTCGTATTGATTGGTGTGCTCTCATCAAGTCTTAAAATGGGATTTTCAAATCGTCATTATGACTTGAGTGTGATTTTTGCTTTTTTAATCTCTTTGTCTGGAGTTTCTTTTCTTTATCTTAGTTCACCAGTTTGGGCATTAATTGTCGGAACAATAATTGCAAAAACAACTGAAAAAGAAAAATAAATTGGCTGGGCTATATGGAAAGGATAAGCAGGTGGTCAATTGGGGATATTATTTGCTTTTTTAAGTGCGTTATCGTTTGCTGTTAGTAATATAATGGTGAAAAAAGGGATTGAGAAAAGTAGTGGAGAAAGTAACGGTTATTTTGTTGTTATTTTAATTAATGTCTTCTTACTGGGTCTTGTTTTTTTAGTTCCTCTAACTTTGGGTATGTATGAATTCGTGTTTACGTGGGATGGTTTCCTTTTGTTTGTTCTGGCCGGTTTGTTTACATCTGGTTTGGGGCGATTTGCATTATTCAAAAGCATAAATCACATAGGTCCATCTAGAGCTTCGGCCATTAAAAATGCCGCTCCAATCTTCACTATTATTTATGCTCTTCTATTACTGGGAGAAACATTAAACTTTCTATCGATTCTTGGAATATTATTATTAATTGGCGCCATTATGTTACAAGGGTTGATTATATTTTTTCAAAGTAAACAGAATTCACAAACTCAGGATGTTCATTATGATAACATGCGGGGACAGTGGTTAGGCTACTTAATTGGTATAAGCGCTGCTATATGTTTTGGCATAGGTTTAGCAATTAGAGGGCAAGGACTAATTTACCTCAATAATGCTTATTTTGGTGCCTGGGTGGGGGCTATTACTGCTTTTGTATTCATTTTCCTGTATGAAGCAGTACGAGGTAATATTGGTCATGTTCTTTATACTCATTTCAAATCTTTTAACGCTTATTTTTTAGGTGCAGGTATATTAACTAGTTTAGGGCCTCTTTTCTTCTTTATAGCCGCTAGTCACACTCAAGTATCATATGTAAGTGTAATCGCTGGAACAGAGCCCGTATTAACAATCCTTGTTAGTTTAATCATATTAAGGAATCAGGAGATGTTAACAAAATTCACCATTATAGTAGTCTTGCTCGTTTTATCGGGAACAGCAATGATCGTATTAGCGACATAGTTTAATATTTCAATGTGCCACAATAGCATTGCATTAATTAAGATTGAGTAATCAAAAGGGACATATAAAAATCAAGTGTTTTTAATGCAAAAAATCCTTTATAATGGAAAGACGGGTGGTATACTGTCCAAATCCAATATAAAGGATCTTAATATGGAAAGAATACTCTACTTTCATCATTTGGTAAATGGATAGCTCCAATAGATTTTGACCTATTATATCAGGCGCGTTGATTTACCATAAAGAAAGTTCCTTCTACGTAGGAGTCATATTTTCCCTTTCACTTAGAAATTGAGCCAAGTTATTTGCGATATCCAAAGGCAATATACCAAGGATCAATTCCCTTGCAAACTGAATAAACGTACGACGGGTTACCCTCCATTCGGGAGCCAACTGGTTGTATATAAATCGAAGGACCATGAAAACCCTGGAATGGTCAGAAGTCACACGTGGGATAGGCTCTCTCATTGGTATAGATAGACTTTTTCAGACCGAATCACAAAGCCTTTGTCATCGTCTTCAAGGCCATCGAAATCACAGATGGTGGCATAGGCCTGATCTCGAACAGACGTGACCAACTGGTGGGCAAATGAATCAGCAGCGGCCGCGTCAAGCGTCAACCCTTTGGAAGCCTCTACTTGGATCGGAAGCAGCGTATCCACCCGGAAAAATGTTTTAACGCCGGAACGTTTTCCGTGATAAGGCGCCCAAGGAAGCCGGTTTTCGCCTACAGTCATCGTTTTGGAATCAAGCGCGGCCAACGAAACCGGTAAGTCTAGAGAACGACGGGTCTCGCGATTGAAACGGGAACCTAAAACTCCAGTATCTCTTTGACGGCTTCATAGGGAAGGATGCGAGCTTTTTTCGCTAACACCGTATGAACAACGGTGTTGAGGTTCGGTTCAAATTTGAGTTTGTTCTCACTGTCACGGTAGTTTTGCCATTGTTCGCTTGATACCAGTAACCAAAAGAAAATATGATCGGGGCCCTTCCATCTTCGTCCGACCTCATCGTAGTCGTGAGAACGAAGAATAGTCTCGATTTCTTCTATCGATATAAAGGATTTAAAGACGTCTAAAAGTGTGTTAGATTGTACCATGAAGGCATCGTTCCTTTGGTAGAGTTTACCTTTATGGTAGTAGCGGTGCCTTCATTTTTTAAGTATTTTGTTTGGATAATTTTGGCTAATCAACGCGCCTGCTATTATATGAACAAGTCACCAAGCTCAAACTCGACTATTACACGAAAAAGCTGATGACCGAAGCATATTTGAAACTAATGCTTCTGGCTCACCTGGACGAATGGGACGGTCGGCATGAGATAAGTGACGCAATGGTGGATGACGATCTACAAAAAATTGGCTTTGAATCCATCAGTGTATCTCAGTTATCTTGCCGAAATAATGAGATCCCCGCAGACGTGTTAGCGAGGCTCTTTTTTCACCTGGTAGGGAAGATAAAGAGTTCCACGCCACGTTGAACACATCGATGCCGTTTATCTTGATACCCTTTTTGACGCACGAGTTGATTCCTAACTTCTTGGACGGTCATTCTGGTATATAGATTCGTCGTGTTGAAACTGCGTTTATCGGAGCCTTTTAATTTGTGGACCCGTCTCGATCATAATATCTTTGAAGCCGTTAAAAAATTTCCGTATCATGGTACCGGTATCTTTTGTTGTTTTTGGTTGTGATACCACCATTAAAACATATACAAGGGATACTTTTGTAATTTAATACCAAAAGTGACTAATTATTTTTTGGACATGCCTAAAAACACTTGATTTTTAAACTTTATATGTCTTTTGATTATTCAATTTTAATTAATGCAATGCTAGTGGCGGCTACTAAAACGTTCGGTCGTATGCTGTTGTGGTTAGACCTCTATTTTCTCACTGTTCCTGCGCTTAAACGGTGGGTCCGGTGGAATCAATCAGGAGACGGCCATATGCATATCGTGACACAAGCCAAGTCAAATGCGGTGGCCTATGAACCCCTCCCGCCCGAAAGGAAGGACGAGGGCGTCCGCGAAAGAAGGGCGCTGTCGTCAAATTGAAGGACCTCTTCAAAACCCGCGCATCCGAGTTTGAAACGGCCACCGTCACCCTGTACGGCAAGGAAGAGACTGTGCACTATCTCTGTCTGGATTTGCTATGGGGCAAAGGGCTTTATCAGGAACTACGCTTTGCCCTGGTGAACTATAACGGGCGGTTGGCGATTCTGGTGAGCGCCGACCGGACGTTTGCTGCCACGGACATTATCCACCTGTATGGGTACCGGTTCAAAATCGAGGGGATGTTCTCTGAAATGAAACAGGCCATTGGTGGATTTGGCTACCGGTTTTGGAGTAAAACCATCCCCAAGTGAACCGGTATCGGAAAAAGGACCCACTTCCTCTGGAACATGTGGTCATTGAGAAGGACAGAGGAAACATCCGCTTAACGATCAAAGCCATCGAAGGTTTCGTCATGTGCATTGCTATTGGTCTCTTGCAACTTATCGCGGTGCGCTATTCCCATCGTGTGCCAAGCTTCTTCACGGACGCTTTCGAAGAACGTCGTCTCCGAGGCCACAGTTATGGCTTATTTACGCCGATCTATTTTTCGCATGTTTGCGCGAAACCCGCATTTACCCATAATGAAGAAATTATTAAGGATACTGGTATTAATATTAAACAAATTTACTCAGGACTCAAGTTACCATTTAAATATATAAAAACTCTGTTTCAATCTACTGTATTGGGAATTGGAATTGGTTTGGTCCCAGGAGCTGGCGGATCTGTAGCTTCATTTGCTTCATATTTTGTAGCAAAAAGCACTTCCAAAGTTAAAGAAGCTTTTGGGAAGGGGACTCCAGAGGGAATTGTGGCTCCTGAATCAGCAAACAATTCCACCACAGGTGGAGTTTTAATGACTACATTAGCCTTAGGATTACCCGCAACTGTTACAACTGCAGTTTTGCTGGGTGCCTTAACTATGCAAGGTATGGTTCCTGGGCCTCGTTT
It includes:
- a CDS encoding VWA domain-containing protein yields the protein MMKYLQINDDIFQFCQLLRQEGMKVSQADILVTFDALHYINLFNKEEVYYTLRAVLCRDQEDYKPFDRVFKGFWKQEKSYAGKEYEDDTTLKQDEVDDYNEDIIHKQSPSIQPPAEDGTNTGNVDGTFLEDSMLEFNKVGTYSPQEQLTDKIFMSHDTTDKETLQKQLYVLLPLIKNSLVKDRLINGRSQINFRQTIRKNIKYGGEEILRLYQSGENRNRYNSLVVLADVSGSMEYYIKLFLPLIYQLHRHTAPMDVFLFSTTIYIITSYLKKDYLETMKRLEEHLNKVSSGTNIGKSLKTFRQQSSTKLSPYMTTVIFLSDGWDRGNYDQLRKEIKFLRSSVYNIIWLNPLLGKNGYVPQTNAFEVVSPYVDHMISLDVYKSLLRNVK
- a CDS encoding XdhC family protein, with product MSLIGEARAMMRYIEQAWNRGCRAALLTIANVQGSSYRQPGAKMMVTSDEVMHGNLSGGCLEADLREWAKKAIKDGEPLLKGYNLSDTDVWSLGIGCKGSIEVWITPVNKENCFWKVYQDGINKNKHVSLIAEIPSGAKLLLDENKNTLIRDGDVPEELIEHEHNTSLYHKKTNTIVYEGRQFLIDPINLNEELIISGAGHDAVPVVELAAKVGFDVTVLDPRETFNNMDRFPKASHLVKDPEDTDPTRLAKKWWVIMNHQQLRDEACLKLAVNSQAQYIGVLGPLKRTREMLDNINQNFNDGPIHAPVGHDLAAETIDEVAVSIISELMAVRGKRSGQSLHGKQKIHN
- a CDS encoding TRAP transporter small permease, which codes for MNIFRRIRSFIEKLVYMISIFSMGALAIVMIIGVFSRYILEISLPWVNELSLFLFAWVTFLGATVGIKNNDMAAVRIIVDKFSGLNLRVINFVIQLFILLFSVILFYFSYILFTSPATQNTLAISLGIPMWIPYIVLPIAFLIMILFSINNMIEIVKKNDKTQSNM
- a CDS encoding TRAP transporter large permease, which codes for MEVLALIGFIILLLLGVPIALVLGFTSIMLILIDGDFSMLNSMPQMAFSGTQNFGLLAIPLFILVGELMSYGGITPRLIKFCNEVIGHFRGGLAYVNVAANMFLASILGSANSQSAVMSRVMVPEMEREGYRRDFSAGLTTSSSLIGSTLPPSVSFIIFGVTGGVSIAGLFLAGIVPSLLLGLAFVIYIYILSIKEDFPKQDKKTSFIQISKSLIRIIPAISIPFIIIFGIISGIMTITESAAVAALIAFLVGVFLYRDLKMKDIPKILFQTVSNSAIVTFLVAMASIFAWILTKERLPQIIGEGLQTVTENPLLFLLLVNVVLLLIGMIMEGLAAMIILIPILLPVAMELGIDPLHFGVIMVFNLALGLLTPPVGTALFITSSIAKVKLEHLIIRVIPFLIIGVILLILITYVPALSTWVPSLLE
- a CDS encoding TRAP transporter substrate-binding protein produces the protein MDRRQLFGFFLLLLFISACGNEEANVETVDATNNGEQKVITLGHVTADDHILHLAVEKFKEEVEERSDGSMTVDIYPQQQLGGEADMMDQLRNGTLDMGALTIAELTARSEAFNAWYMPYLLGGLDATEEMRQTEEADEILHSLDDHEGVHPLSYYVIENRHVFSVDEPVTTMEDFRNLQVRIPPGTAIDDFYQRLGATPSPVEQQEVYTSLQTGVLEAADVDVDAVLANRYHEVGDHVAMTGHHDWVIGVLYSQPLWDQLTEEQQTIVEESIEIAAQYSHEISGELQDEYIERAQEEGVEIHEFEDMDEITEIAEEMHEDYATDNELIENFIEKAREIENH
- a CDS encoding maleate cis-trans isomerase family protein, whose product is MKNNYRVGLIVPSSNTTMETEIPAMLNRRVKEGYEGYFTFHSSRMRMKNVDKDELTRMDKDSERCAVELSDAKCDVLAYACLVAIMCQGPGYHQISEDKLTKVTEENGGPTNVVSSAGALIQGIKELKSKKVAIITPYMKPLTNQVIDYIESADIQVTDSISLEVSDNIAVGQLDPFNLINIVDDLDHSEADAVVLSACVQMPSLSAIQKVEDKIGKPVLSAGTATVHQILKSLDLKPVVPDAGHLLSRGY
- a CDS encoding benzoate/H(+) symporter BenE family transporter, which produces MRIITKTKYDKDPSTRSFLKDLTTSNISAGMISGTLAIAGPPVIILEAAAAGNFTYEQTISWIFSVYFFGALFGIILSMYYRMPIVGAHSITGVAFLVMVTPQFSYSELIGGYILSGIIIFLVGVTSFFTKIMSWIPKEIVSAMLAGIIATYVVRLIPALQDMPIVGFSALFVFFMLKKWDIRIPPVLGAVATALIVLLITHDIQAYSLGTSYVMPTIQIPEFSLLGAISISIPLALLILSNDATPGIGAVEQNGFKAPTNRIVSFSGIFSAIAGLFGGQSANVAGLMSAICSDDDAGKKEKRYMASIISSILILIFAIMAWKLVPFIQELPESFTSMLAAFVLIGVLSSSLKMGFSNRHYDLSVIFAFLISLSGVSFLYLSSPVWALIVGTIIAKTTEKEK
- a CDS encoding DMT family transporter, which codes for MGILFAFLSALSFAVSNIMVKKGIEKSSGESNGYFVVILINVFLLGLVFLVPLTLGMYEFVFTWDGFLLFVLAGLFTSGLGRFALFKSINHIGPSRASAIKNAAPIFTIIYALLLLGETLNFLSILGILLLIGAIMLQGLIIFFQSKQNSQTQDVHYDNMRGQWLGYLIGISAAICFGIGLAIRGQGLIYLNNAYFGAWVGAITAFVFIFLYEAVRGNIGHVLYTHFKSFNAYFLGAGILTSLGPLFFFIAASHTQVSYVSVIAGTEPVLTILVSLIILRNQEMLTKFTIIVVLLVLSGTAMIVLAT
- a CDS encoding tripartite tricarboxylate transporter permease; protein product: MCIAIGLLQLIAVRYSHRVPSFFTDAFEERRLRGHSYGLFTPIYFSHVCAKPAFTHNEEIIKDTGINIKQIYSGLKLPFKYIKTLFQSTVLGIGIGLVPGAGGSVASFASYFVAKSTSKVKEAFGKGTPEGIVAPESANNSTTGGVLMTTLALGLPATVTTAVLLGALTMQGMVPGPRFIETQGELVYGLILACLLAQILMLFFASGVAMGLTGALSVKTAYLIPILLVFSMVGSFATRNATFDLWVMLIFGFLGYLVKKYRYSIEALLLGLILGPLANQELVRILQIYGSDSLWVFFTRLLSLSMVIIIFIFLTTQLSDMTNTRKPLI